In one window of bacterium DNA:
- the ftsZ gene encoding cell division protein FtsZ has product MAKLSKGRAQMIKFIEENDNAGTINVKVVGVGNAGSNIVSRIYGKIDGVKFVVFNTDINALKHAKADYKIQIGEKTTNGRGTGTDPEKGKFAANEDKEKITEALKNTNIVFLVAGLGGGTGTGSSPAIAKFAKDTGAIVISIVTTPFDFEGEKRINFATNGIQILEANVDTLIHIPNQKLYEIVEDNISMADAFGKIDDRITNIITAISDLIYKPKLLDIDFADICTVVENAGRGIVGLGYGRGEGRIEKAARDTINDPLIEKGDIMEAKNILISITGSDLSLKEFGEAMNIIQNRISSPSRKLGVTLDPDMESEVKITLLATGIGSKQREPIKKTAEVKPTKESGELPLTKKDDDDDIDIPPSIRNPKGKI; this is encoded by the coding sequence TGGCGAAATTGTCCAAAGGACGGGCACAGATGATTAAATTTATAGAGGAAAATGATAATGCTGGAACAATAAATGTGAAAGTGGTTGGAGTTGGAAATGCTGGTAGTAATATCGTCTCAAGGATATACGGGAAAATAGATGGAGTGAAGTTTGTTGTGTTTAACACAGATATAAATGCTTTAAAACATGCAAAGGCAGATTATAAAATACAGATAGGTGAAAAAACCACCAATGGCAGAGGAACAGGCACTGACCCTGAAAAGGGAAAATTTGCAGCAAATGAAGACAAAGAAAAGATAACAGAGGCACTGAAAAATACTAATATTGTGTTTCTTGTTGCAGGATTAGGAGGTGGAACAGGGACAGGTAGTTCTCCTGCAATAGCAAAATTTGCAAAGGATACGGGTGCCATAGTTATATCAATAGTTACAACACCATTTGATTTTGAAGGAGAAAAGAGAATTAACTTTGCAACAAACGGTATACAAATACTTGAAGCCAATGTTGATACTCTTATTCATATACCCAACCAGAAACTATATGAAATTGTTGAGGACAACATATCTATGGCAGATGCTTTTGGTAAAATTGATGATAGAATAACAAACATAATTACAGCGATTTCTGACCTTATATATAAACCCAAACTTCTTGATATTGACTTTGCAGATATATGCACAGTGGTAGAGAATGCAGGAAGAGGAATAGTAGGATTAGGTTATGGCAGAGGTGAGGGCAGAATAGAAAAAGCAGCGAGAGATACAATTAACGACCCCCTGATAGAAAAAGGTGATATAATGGAAGCAAAAAATATCCTGATAAGCATCACAGGAAGCGACCTTTCGTTGAAAGAATTTGGTGAAGCAATGAATATAATACAGAATAGAATATCTTCCCCTTCAAGGAAATTAGGAGTAACATTAGACCCTGATATGGAAAGTGAAGTGAAAATTACACTACTTGCTACAGGTATCGGTAGTAAACAAAGAGAGCCAATTAAAAAAACTGCCGAAGTAAAACCAACTAAGGAATCAGGAGAACTGCCGCTAACGAAAAAAGATGATGATGACGATATTGATATTCCTCCTTCAATAAGAAACCCGAAAGGTAAAATATGA
- a CDS encoding sugar phosphate isomerase/epimerase: protein MKIGICNEMFKNWELENIFSFVKGTGYEGIEIAPFTLADSVDMIPEQKRKEIRELSHRYNIDIIGTHWLLVKPEGLSVSTGDRTLRDKTADYLCKLVHFTADIGGSLMVFGSPKQRSIGEGQTKQEVKENVKEVLIEVLKECEKRKIFLCLEPLARTETNFINTAEEAIEIIEEISHPYLKLHLDVKAMSDEEKTIPDIIQSSKKYLKHFHANDKNLGGPGSGDIDFTPIINTLKQIGYDGWLSIEVFDFSPGPENIARKGIEYLKKFL, encoded by the coding sequence ATGAAAATTGGTATATGTAATGAGATGTTTAAGAACTGGGAACTGGAAAATATCTTTTCTTTTGTGAAAGGGACCGGATATGAAGGAATTGAAATAGCACCCTTTACACTTGCCGATTCAGTGGATATGATACCGGAACAAAAAAGAAAGGAAATAAGAGAACTTTCCCACAGGTATAATATAGACATTATAGGAACACACTGGCTTTTAGTAAAGCCAGAAGGACTTTCTGTATCAACAGGTGACAGGACTTTAAGGGATAAGACCGCAGATTATCTATGTAAACTTGTCCATTTTACAGCAGATATAGGTGGTTCCCTTATGGTATTTGGCTCACCAAAACAGAGGAGTATTGGAGAAGGGCAGACAAAACAAGAGGTAAAAGAAAATGTAAAAGAGGTTCTGATAGAGGTACTTAAAGAATGTGAAAAAAGAAAGATTTTTTTATGTCTTGAACCACTGGCAAGGACAGAAACAAATTTTATCAATACTGCAGAAGAAGCAATAGAAATTATAGAAGAAATATCCCATCCATACCTTAAACTTCATTTAGATGTAAAAGCAATGAGTGATGAAGAAAAAACAATTCCTGATATAATACAGTCAAGTAAAAAATATCTTAAACACTTCCATGCCAATGATAAAAATTTAGGTGGACCTGGCTCAGGAGATATTGACTTTACACCCATCATAAACACATTAAAACAAATAGGATATGATGGATGGTTATCTATTGAGGTATTTGACTTCTCCCCGGGACCTGAAAACATAGCAAGAAAAGGTATTGAATATCTAAAGAAATTTTTATAA